A single genomic interval of Malania oleifera isolate guangnan ecotype guangnan chromosome 13, ASM2987363v1, whole genome shotgun sequence harbors:
- the LOC131145628 gene encoding metal-nicotianamine transporter YSL3, translating into MRNANMEVIEREDVEQLSNGTQNGADDFRRIEPWTKQITIRGLVASIVIGIIYSIIVMKLNLTTGLVPNLNVSAALLAFVFLRTWTKLLHRAGIVSAPFTRQENTIIQTCAVACYSIAVGGGFGSYLLGLNKRTYEQAGVDTEGNTLGSYKEPGVGWMTGFLFVSSFVGLLALVPLRKIMIIDYRLTYPSGTATAVLINGFHTPKGDEMAKKQVHGFVRFFSVSFLWAFFQWFYSGGDKCGFVQFPTFGLKAWKQSFYFDFSMTYVGAGMICSHLVNLSLLLGAVLSWGIMWPLIGQLKGDWFPATLPESSMKSLNGYKVFVSIALILGDGLYNFLKILYFTSRNLSAGLNKKPNRISDAQNEPIDDLKRNEVFIREGIPLWVACTGYICFAIISAIVIPLMFPELKWYYIIAAYIIAPSLSFCNAYGAGLTDMNMAYNYGKVALFLLSALAGKDSGVVAGLVGCGLIKSIVSISSDLMHDFKTGHLTLTSPRSMLLGQAIGTAIGCVVAPITFFLFYKAFDVGNPNGEYKAPYAIIYRNMAILGVEGFSALPHHCLQLCYGFFAFAIAANLVRDVSPKKIGKWVPLPMAMAVPFLVGAYFAIDMCVGSLIVFVWHKLNSAKAGLMVPAVASGLICGDGLWVLPSSILALAKINPPICMNFLAA; encoded by the exons ATGAGGAATGCAAACATGGAGGTGATTGAGAGGGAGGACGTGGAACAGCTTTCAAATGGGACACAAAATGGAGCAGATGACTTTAGGAGGATAGAGCCATGGACTAAACAGATCACAATTCGAGGATTGGTGGCCAGCATAGTAATCGGGATCATATATAGCATAATAGTTATGAAGCTCAATCTCACCACTGGGCTTGTGCCAAATCTCAATGTGTCGGCAGCTCTGCTTGCTTTTGTGTTCCTGCGAACATGGACTAAACTGCTTCACAGGGCTGGAATTGTTTCGGCTCCTTTCACCCGGCAGGAGAACACTATAATTCAGACTTGCGCAGTTGCTTGTTATAGCATTGCTGTTGGAG GTGGGTTTGGATCCTATCTATTGGGTTTGAACAAGAGAACGTATGAGCAAGCAGGTGTTGATACAGAAGGGAATACTCTGGGTAGCTATAAGGAACCTGGGGTGGGTTGGATGACTGGCTTCCTTTTCGTTAGTAGCTTTGTTGGGCTGTTGGCATTAGTTCCTTTAAGGAAG ATTATGATTATAGACTACAGATTAACTTATCCAAGTGGAACTGCAACTGCTGTTCTTATCAATGGTTTCCATACTCCTAAAGGAGACGAGATGGCCAA GAAGCAGGTCCATGGGTTTGTGAGATTTTTCTCTGTCAGTTTCCTTTGGGCATTCTTTCAATGGTTCTATTCTGGTGGAGATAAATGTGGATTTGTTCAATTTCCTACTTTTGGGCTGAAAGCTTGGAAACAATC ATTTTACTTTGATTTTAGTATGACTTATGTTGGAGCGGGAATGATCTGTTCCCATCTTGTGAACTTGTCCTTGCTGCTCGGTGCTGTGCTCTCTTGGGGTATCATGTGGCCACTTATAGGTCAGCTTAAAGGAGATTGGTTCCCTGCAACTTTACCAGAAAGTAGTATGAAGAGTTTAAATGGTTACAAG GTTTTTGTTTCAATTGCTCTCATCCTAGGAGACGGGCTTTACAATTTTCTCAAGATACTTTATTTCACTAGCAGAAACTTGTCTGCCGGATTGAACAAGAAACCCAATAGAA TTTCAGATGCCCAGAATGAGCCCATTGATGATCTTAAAAGAAATGAAGTGTTCATAAGAGAGGGCATTCCCTTATGGGTTGCTTGCACAGGATATATTTGCTTTGCCATCATCTCCGCCATCGTGATCCCACTTATGTTCCCTGAGCTCAAATGGTACTACATCATAGCTGCCTACATTATTGCTCCCTCTCTCAGCTTCTGCAATGCCTATGGTGCTGGTCTAACTGACATGAACATggcctataactatggaaaagtgGCTCTTTTTCTCCTCTCTGCTTTGGCCGGGAAAGACTCTGGGGTAGTCGCAGGACTAGTGGGCTGTGGCCTGATAAAATCAATTGTTTCAATCTCCTCTGACTTGATGCATGACTTCAAAACAGGTCATCTCACCCTTACCTCTCCTCGCTCAATGCTTCTAGGGCAGGCCATTGGAACGGCCATTGGCTGCGTGGTAGCTCCCATCACATTTTTCCTCTTCTATAAGGCTTTCGACGTGGGCAACCCAAATGGAGAGTATAAAGCTCCTTATGCCATAATATACCGAAACATGGCAATTCTTGGGGTTGAGGGCTTCTCTGCACTTCCCCACCACTGCCTGCAGCTGTGTTATGGGTTTTTTGCCTTTGCCATTGCAGCAAACTTGGTGAGAGACGTCTCACCAAAGAAGATTGGGAAATGGGTTCCTCTCCCTATGGCCATGGCTGTGCCTTTCCTGGTTGGGGCTTACTTTGCTATTGATATGTGTGTGGGAAGTTTGATAGTGTTTGTGTGGCACAAGCTCAACAGCGCGAAGGCAGGTTTGATGGTTCCTGCAGTGGCATCCGGGTTGATCTGCGGAGACGGGTTGTGGGTTCTTCCTTCTTCTATCCTTGCTTTGGCAAAGATTAATCCGCCTATCTGCATGAACTTCTTGGCGGCTTAG